One genomic region from Rhizomicrobium palustre encodes:
- a CDS encoding DUF2793 domain-containing protein has product MSDKTPRLKLAQLVSLQSANPVTWNEALAELDALFDLCLLGQFVNTPPASPTDGDAYLTGGAPSGAWLGYAYKIAYCLDGAWRFFTPFNGLRAFVVPSSAFIVYLNGVWTDWNALISANETSIASAGTCDLEAAGSLFIQITGTSTITSFGSAANKLRFVRFAQGLTLTHNAASLVLLGGTSRVTQAGDVGLYASDASGNWRERAYFRAAANAGDFATKSGAETLFNKTLATPFVSGLLSLAGGQIGFPAAQIASPDANTLDDYEEGIWSPSIISAVPASGASVMVGSGSYIKIGRLVCVRFGIRVGSSGVGGSGAVRIGGLPFVQECTGSYAEAAVLLGSQGGFATPSICGAVGFFVSSNSAYMEGRILNTNGDTALNWSEITPNTFLGRELFYFTPN; this is encoded by the coding sequence ATGTCCGATAAAACCCCGCGTTTAAAATTAGCACAGCTCGTCTCGCTGCAATCGGCCAATCCCGTCACCTGGAACGAGGCCCTGGCTGAGCTCGATGCCTTGTTCGATCTTTGCCTCTTGGGCCAATTCGTCAACACGCCGCCCGCAAGTCCCACTGATGGCGATGCCTATCTCACGGGTGGGGCGCCCAGCGGAGCATGGTTGGGCTATGCGTATAAGATCGCCTATTGCCTTGATGGCGCTTGGCGGTTCTTCACCCCTTTCAATGGGCTGCGCGCTTTCGTGGTGCCGTCGAGCGCCTTTATAGTCTATCTCAATGGCGTCTGGACGGACTGGAACGCGCTGATCTCGGCGAACGAAACCTCCATCGCCTCGGCGGGCACGTGCGATCTTGAGGCGGCGGGTTCGCTCTTTATCCAGATCACCGGCACCTCGACGATTACGTCCTTCGGTAGCGCCGCCAACAAGCTGCGCTTTGTGCGGTTTGCGCAGGGCCTCACCCTCACCCATAACGCCGCCTCTCTTGTTCTTCTGGGCGGGACAAGCCGCGTGACCCAGGCCGGAGATGTAGGGCTTTACGCCTCTGATGCCTCGGGCAATTGGCGCGAGCGCGCCTATTTCCGCGCGGCCGCCAATGCTGGTGATTTCGCTACCAAAAGCGGCGCGGAAACCCTTTTTAATAAGACACTCGCCACGCCCTTCGTAAGCGGGCTTCTTTCGCTCGCGGGCGGGCAGATCGGCTTTCCCGCGGCGCAGATCGCTTCGCCAGACGCCAACACGCTCGATGATTACGAAGAGGGGATCTGGTCGCCATCCATCATCTCCGCGGTGCCAGCCTCCGGAGCTTCCGTGATGGTCGGCTCAGGCAGTTATATCAAGATCGGCCGTCTCGTTTGCGTTCGCTTCGGTATTCGGGTGGGGTCTTCTGGGGTGGGCGGCAGTGGTGCTGTGCGCATCGGCGGCTTGCCTTTTGTGCAGGAGTGCACCGGCAGTTATGCCGAAGCCGCAGTGCTTTTAGGGTCGCAGGGTGGTTTCGCAACGCCATCCATTTGCGGTGCGGTAGGATTCTTTGTCTCCTCGAACAGCGCCTATATGGAAGGGCGCATCTTGAACACCAACGGCGACACCGCCCTGAACTGGTCCGAAATCACGCCCAACACCTTCCTTGGGCGCGAACTCTTCTATTTCACCCCCAATTGA
- a CDS encoding baseplate multidomain protein megatron yields MAALVLGAAGSAIGASFGATSVLGLTISGAQIGGALGSLAGSAIDSALMPSIKRQGPRLSDISLQASREGAPIPRVYGRMRLAGQILWASRFKEAVNQSGGKGRSVETTTYSYSVSFAVGLCEGVVTRIGRIWADGNLIDPSQYTLRFYPGDETQTADPAIEEIEGAGNSPAYRGLCYVVFEDMPLAAFGNRIPQLQFEIFRPLISAGSLESRITSVALIPGAGEFVYAPEIVTEDNGLGTTKPLNAHNASSSSDFTASLDELCALAPNLKSIALVVGWFGDDLRAGQCHIRPGVEEIVRGTYPESWSVAGIARESAYLISMIDGRPSYGGTPSDQSVGAAIAAIKARGLAVTFYPFVFMDIPADNTKPNPYSNNAASPGQPAYPWRGRITLSPAAGYSGSVDQTAAASTQIAAFFTQYRAMVLHYAELCAAAGGVDAFLIGSELVGLTKARSDASTYPAVAALKALAADVKALLPNAKLGYGADWTEYNGHQMGGGGFRFHLDPLWADPHIDFIGIDNYLPLADWRESGGLDAAEYASPYDLDYLKANISGGEGYDWYYASTAARDAQGRSAITDGLGKPWIWRAKDIWNWWSNRHYDRPNGAESATPTAWMPQSKPIRFTELGCPAADKGANQPNVFYDPKSSESFFPYYSSGMRDDLIQRRFLEAHLSYWRDPANNPTSTVYDGAMLDVDATTLWCWDARPYPFFPALSDVWGDAANYTTGHWLNGRLGTVPLAQLVATLCADAGFSAVDVSGLSGLVAGYAVTDTMSIREALAPLMSAYAFDAIEREGNIVFLSRGGAEPLCLSKSDLVVTGDNAGFTLQRNDAADIPCAARLSYLDAGSYDEAVAQSAHLAGTKRVATSALALLLDQSEAQAISDRLLADAAVMSELANFALPPSHLALDPADEVRLEAGGRVRRLRLTSIADAGARKIEAVATDPSLYESRAGAARSLRSTRSLVRPGRVLVVFLDLPLLSETQDAASPFIAGFADPWPGRVVVYKDGVEAATLTAPATLGQTLYDFWPGPLNRFDLVNSLTVSLINGAFLSVSDTDLFAGANRLAVQNPSGAWEVLQFASAELIAPSTWRLTRFIRGVQGSEQAMASPVPAGARVVLLDDALTQIQLGTGEALLAHNYTYGPEGLPLADPAFQTQPQSFSAKGLIPPAPCHVDFQWSGSDLIFTWRRRDRSFSASSILLSETPQSDPALFDLDILSGDTVVRSYRAIAGESQRYSVADQEADFPSGLPNPLTLRVAQRSTVLGRGNMKTETLYVR; encoded by the coding sequence ATGGCTGCTCTAGTCTTAGGCGCGGCGGGTTCCGCCATCGGCGCCAGCTTTGGCGCGACCTCTGTTCTCGGCCTGACGATTTCGGGCGCCCAAATCGGCGGTGCGCTGGGAAGCCTCGCGGGCTCGGCGATCGATTCCGCGCTGATGCCATCGATCAAGCGCCAAGGCCCAAGGCTGTCGGATATTTCCCTGCAGGCCTCGCGCGAAGGCGCGCCCATTCCGCGTGTCTATGGCCGCATGCGGCTGGCCGGACAAATCCTTTGGGCGAGCCGCTTCAAGGAGGCGGTGAATCAGTCGGGCGGCAAGGGCCGTTCGGTCGAAACCACCACCTATAGCTACAGCGTCAGCTTCGCGGTTGGTCTGTGCGAGGGTGTGGTGACGCGCATTGGCCGCATCTGGGCCGATGGTAATCTGATCGATCCCTCTCAATACACGTTACGTTTCTATCCCGGCGATGAAACGCAAACCGCCGATCCCGCGATCGAGGAAATCGAAGGGGCGGGCAATAGCCCTGCCTATCGCGGGCTTTGCTATGTCGTCTTCGAGGATATGCCGCTCGCAGCCTTCGGGAATCGCATTCCCCAGCTGCAATTCGAAATCTTCCGCCCGCTGATCAGCGCAGGCAGTCTCGAAAGCCGCATCACATCCGTCGCACTTATCCCCGGCGCGGGTGAGTTCGTCTATGCGCCAGAAATTGTTACCGAAGATAATGGTCTTGGTACCACCAAGCCGCTCAATGCGCATAACGCCTCGAGCAGCTCTGATTTCACCGCCTCGCTGGACGAGCTTTGCGCGCTGGCGCCCAATTTGAAGTCCATCGCCCTGGTGGTGGGCTGGTTCGGCGATGATCTGCGCGCGGGCCAATGCCACATCCGCCCCGGTGTGGAAGAGATAGTGCGCGGCACCTATCCCGAAAGCTGGAGCGTCGCCGGCATTGCGCGCGAAAGCGCCTATCTCATCTCCATGATCGATGGGCGCCCGTCTTATGGTGGCACGCCGTCGGATCAAAGCGTTGGCGCTGCCATTGCTGCGATCAAGGCGCGCGGCCTTGCCGTCACCTTCTATCCTTTCGTCTTCATGGATATTCCAGCGGACAATACCAAGCCCAACCCCTATTCGAACAACGCCGCCAGCCCGGGCCAGCCCGCTTATCCTTGGCGGGGACGCATCACGTTGAGTCCGGCTGCGGGCTACAGCGGAAGCGTCGATCAAACCGCTGCTGCGTCGACACAGATCGCCGCCTTCTTCACGCAATACCGCGCCATGGTGCTGCATTATGCCGAGCTTTGTGCGGCCGCAGGCGGTGTGGATGCGTTTCTCATCGGCTCCGAACTCGTCGGCCTCACTAAGGCGCGCTCGGATGCTTCCACGTATCCCGCTGTGGCGGCGCTGAAAGCGCTAGCCGCCGATGTGAAGGCGCTGCTGCCTAATGCCAAGCTCGGCTATGGCGCCGATTGGACAGAGTATAACGGTCATCAGATGGGCGGAGGTGGTTTTCGCTTTCACCTCGATCCCTTATGGGCCGATCCCCATATCGATTTCATTGGTATCGACAATTACCTGCCGCTCGCCGATTGGCGCGAGAGCGGCGGGCTCGATGCAGCCGAATATGCCTCGCCTTATGATCTCGACTATCTCAAAGCCAATATAAGCGGCGGCGAGGGTTATGATTGGTATTACGCCAGCACCGCTGCGCGGGACGCACAGGGCCGCAGCGCGATTACCGATGGTCTCGGTAAGCCCTGGATCTGGCGCGCCAAGGATATCTGGAATTGGTGGTCGAACCGCCACTACGATCGCCCGAACGGGGCGGAAAGCGCCACGCCGACCGCTTGGATGCCGCAATCAAAGCCGATCCGTTTCACGGAATTGGGCTGCCCCGCGGCGGATAAAGGCGCCAACCAGCCCAATGTCTTTTATGATCCCAAATCCTCGGAGAGTTTCTTTCCGTATTATTCCAGTGGCATGCGTGACGATCTTATCCAGCGCCGCTTTCTGGAGGCGCATCTTTCCTATTGGCGCGATCCTGCCAACAATCCCACTTCTACCGTCTATGACGGAGCCATGCTGGATGTGGATGCCACCACCTTATGGTGCTGGGACGCGCGCCCTTACCCCTTCTTTCCAGCACTCAGCGATGTCTGGGGCGATGCTGCCAATTACACTACCGGCCATTGGCTGAATGGACGTTTGGGCACGGTACCGCTGGCCCAGCTTGTCGCCACTCTCTGCGCAGATGCGGGGTTTTCCGCTGTCGATGTCTCTGGCCTTTCCGGCCTCGTCGCCGGTTACGCCGTGACCGACACGATGAGCATCCGCGAGGCGCTGGCGCCTTTGATGAGCGCTTATGCTTTCGATGCCATAGAGCGCGAGGGCAATATCGTTTTTCTGTCGCGCGGCGGCGCCGAGCCGCTGTGCCTCAGCAAAAGTGATCTTGTGGTCACGGGCGATAATGCCGGTTTCACCCTGCAGCGCAATGATGCGGCGGATATTCCCTGTGCCGCGCGGCTCTCCTATCTCGATGCGGGAAGCTATGACGAGGCGGTGGCGCAAAGCGCCCATCTGGCGGGCACAAAGCGCGTCGCCACCTCCGCATTGGCGCTTCTACTCGATCAAAGCGAGGCGCAAGCGATCAGCGATCGGCTTCTCGCCGATGCGGCGGTGATGTCGGAACTCGCGAATTTCGCGCTGCCGCCCTCGCATCTCGCGCTTGATCCCGCGGATGAGGTGCGGCTGGAGGCTGGCGGTCGGGTGCGGCGCTTGCGGCTCACCTCCATTGCCGATGCGGGCGCGCGCAAGATCGAGGCTGTTGCCACCGATCCGTCGCTGTATGAAAGCCGTGCAGGCGCGGCCCGCTCTCTGCGCTCTACGCGAAGCCTTGTCCGTCCGGGCCGTGTGCTGGTGGTGTTCCTCGATCTGCCGCTCCTCTCTGAAACCCAGGATGCGGCCTCACCTTTTATCGCGGGTTTCGCTGATCCCTGGCCGGGCAGGGTGGTGGTGTATAAAGACGGCGTAGAGGCCGCCACGCTCACCGCGCCCGCCACGCTTGGCCAAACGCTTTATGACTTCTGGCCCGGGCCGCTCAATCGCTTCGACCTTGTGAACAGCCTCACGGTGAGCCTGATCAATGGCGCGTTCCTTTCGGTTTCGGATACCGATCTTTTCGCCGGCGCCAATCGCTTGGCCGTGCAAAATCCTTCCGGTGCCTGGGAGGTGCTGCAATTCGCCAGCGCCGAGCTGATCGCCCCCAGCACCTGGCGCCTCACGCGCTTTATCCGTGGCGTGCAAGGAAGCGAGCAGGCGATGGCCTCCCCGGTGCCTGCGGGCGCGCGTGTGGTGTTGCTTGATGACGCCCTGACGCAGATTCAGCTTGGCACCGGTGAGGCACTTCTCGCTCATAACTATACCTATGGCCCGGAAGGTCTGCCGCTCGCCGATCCCGCTTTCCAAACTCAGCCGCAGAGTTTTTCGGCCAAGGGGCTCATCCCGCCTGCACCCTGTCATGTGGATTTTCAATGGTCAGGCAGCGATCTGATCTTCACCTGGCGCCGCCGTGATCGCAGTTTTTCGGCATCGAGCATTCTTCTTTCGGAGACGCCGCAATCAGACCCTGCGCTCTTCGATCTCGACATTCTTTCCGGCGACACGGTGGTACGCAGCTATCGCGCCATCGCGGGCGAAAGCCAGCGCTACAGCGTAGCCGATCAGGAGGCGGATTTTCCGTCCGGTCTCCCCAATCCTTTGACCCTGCGTGTCGCCCAGCGTTCCACCGTGCTTGGACGGGGGAACATGAAAACGGAAACCCTCTATGTCCGATAA
- a CDS encoding NlpC/P60 family protein: MAIDRETLLVAARGWIGTPYVHQAALKGVGCDCLGFLRGLYRELTGEEPEDVPPYDPSWHIGGEELHTGFARHFPEITSAAAKPGDVLLFRMVPRGPARHCGLLADKEGAPTLIHARQNKRVSEEVFSAFWRARAAYAFRFLKD; encoded by the coding sequence ATGGCCATTGATCGCGAAACGCTTCTCGTCGCCGCGCGCGGCTGGATCGGCACGCCCTATGTGCACCAGGCCGCGCTGAAGGGCGTCGGCTGCGACTGCTTGGGTTTCCTGCGCGGGCTTTATCGCGAGCTTACCGGCGAAGAGCCGGAGGATGTTCCCCCGTACGATCCTTCATGGCATATCGGCGGTGAGGAGTTGCACACAGGCTTCGCACGGCATTTTCCCGAGATCACGTCCGCTGCTGCAAAGCCCGGCGATGTTCTTCTCTTTCGCATGGTGCCGCGCGGGCCTGCGCGCCATTGCGGGTTGCTTGCGGATAAAGAGGGCGCGCCAACGCTTATTCACGCCCGCCAGAACAAGCGCGTCAGCGAGGAAGTGTTCAGCGCCTTTTGGCGCGCGCGTGCGGCTTACGCTTTCCGGTTTCTCAAGGATTGA
- a CDS encoding DUF2163 domain-containing protein: MKSLQPALAAHLASGTTTLCWCWKITRGDGAVLGFTDHDQPLSVAGITFEAATGFTASEVQSGLDLSIDNLTVEGALSSDSINEADLAAGLFDCAAIEIWRVNWADASQRVLMRKGTLGEVKRGKTGFSAEMRGLTAALNQPVGRAFGHSCDAMLGDARCKVALTPITGSVTTVTDTRRFSVSGLSGCAAGWFAEGVLHFTSGANVGRSALVKRHALAGSAVTLELWQAMSKPIAPSDAFTLTPGCDKQFATCQTKFANVVNFRGHPYMPGTAAALAGVSKPLDGKSRYGH; this comes from the coding sequence ATGAAATCACTTCAGCCCGCGCTTGCCGCCCATCTCGCCAGTGGCACGACCACACTCTGCTGGTGCTGGAAGATCACGCGCGGTGATGGCGCGGTGCTCGGCTTCACCGACCATGATCAGCCGCTTTCCGTCGCGGGCATCACATTCGAAGCCGCCACCGGCTTCACCGCCAGCGAAGTGCAATCCGGTCTCGATTTATCTATCGACAATCTCACCGTGGAAGGCGCGCTTTCTTCTGACAGTATCAACGAAGCCGATCTCGCGGCGGGGCTGTTTGATTGCGCTGCGATTGAGATCTGGCGCGTGAATTGGGCCGATGCGAGCCAGCGTGTCTTGATGCGCAAAGGCACGCTGGGCGAGGTCAAGCGTGGCAAGACGGGCTTCTCCGCCGAAATGCGCGGACTGACGGCGGCGCTCAATCAGCCGGTCGGCCGCGCCTTTGGCCATTCCTGTGATGCGATGCTGGGCGATGCGCGCTGCAAAGTCGCGCTCACGCCCATCACGGGGTCTGTCACCACGGTCACCGATACGCGCCGTTTCTCCGTCAGCGGATTATCTGGCTGTGCTGCCGGATGGTTCGCTGAAGGCGTTCTGCATTTCACCAGTGGTGCCAATGTGGGCCGCAGTGCTCTTGTCAAACGCCACGCATTGGCGGGAAGCGCCGTCACACTCGAGCTATGGCAGGCGATGAGTAAGCCAATCGCGCCGAGCGATGCTTTCACCCTTACGCCGGGCTGCGACAAGCAATTCGCCACCTGCCAAACAAAATTCGCCAACGTCGTCAATTTCCGTGGCCACCCCTATATGCCAGGAACGGCGGCGGCGCTGGCGGGTGTTTCGAAACCCTTGGATGGGAAAAGCCGCTATGGCCATTGA
- a CDS encoding DUF2460 domain-containing protein, translating into MFHEIRFPTTIAFHSHGGPERKTEIVTLGSGFEERNAVWAHGRRRYDIGYGLKTLDDIHAVIAFFEARLGRLYGFRFRDFTDYKSVSPTAPITPRDQVLATGDGTAKRFQLIKTYNSGPSSYQRPIVKPVASTLRIAVAGVEQSGFTLDAATGLVTLATAPSAGAAVTAGFEFDVPVRFDSDKLTVNLANFQAGEIPSITLVEIRV; encoded by the coding sequence ATGTTTCACGAAATCCGCTTTCCCACCACCATTGCCTTCCACTCCCATGGCGGCCCAGAACGCAAGACCGAGATTGTCACCCTTGGCTCCGGCTTCGAAGAGCGCAATGCCGTCTGGGCGCATGGGCGGCGGCGCTATGATATCGGCTATGGCCTCAAGACGCTGGATGACATTCATGCGGTGATTGCGTTTTTCGAAGCGCGTCTGGGGCGGCTTTACGGTTTCCGCTTTAGGGATTTCACCGATTATAAATCCGTCTCGCCCACCGCCCCGATCACCCCGCGCGACCAGGTACTCGCTACCGGCGACGGCACGGCCAAGCGGTTTCAGCTCATCAAAACTTATAACTCCGGCCCATCTTCCTATCAGCGCCCCATCGTAAAGCCGGTGGCGAGCACGCTGCGGATTGCGGTGGCGGGTGTGGAGCAAAGCGGATTCACCCTTGATGCCGCCACAGGCCTTGTCACCCTCGCCACCGCGCCATCTGCGGGCGCGGCCGTTACCGCCGGATTCGAATTCGATGTGCCGGTGCGCTTTGACAGCGACAAGCTCACCGTCAACCTCGCCAATTTCCAGGCGGGCGAAATTCCGTCCATCACCTTGGTGGAGATCCGGGTATGA
- a CDS encoding phage tail tape measure protein produces the protein MEDDPLESAAAALQDFAAGPVTAATRSIETAIDRTFTAFEHSVARAVVSGKASFGDFVTSVLSDLDRLAANQYLTQPLEGLISQAVTAMLPLGGARASGGPVAAGSAYLVGEKGPELFVPGESGAITPNSALATRQAITVNVTAPDAASFLKSESQIAAMLARALARGQRNL, from the coding sequence ATGGAAGATGATCCGCTTGAGAGCGCTGCAGCCGCGCTGCAAGATTTCGCCGCTGGCCCGGTGACGGCCGCCACGCGGTCCATCGAAACCGCGATAGATCGCACCTTCACCGCTTTCGAACATTCGGTGGCGCGCGCGGTGGTCTCTGGCAAAGCCTCGTTCGGCGATTTCGTCACCTCGGTGCTCTCTGATCTCGACCGGCTGGCCGCCAATCAATATCTCACCCAGCCTTTGGAAGGGCTCATCAGCCAGGCCGTCACCGCCATGCTGCCGCTCGGCGGGGCGCGCGCGTCCGGCGGGCCGGTGGCGGCGGGCAGCGCCTATCTCGTCGGTGAGAAGGGGCCGGAATTATTCGTACCCGGAGAAAGCGGCGCCATCACGCCCAATTCCGCGCTCGCGACGCGCCAAGCCATCACCGTCAATGTCACCGCGCCCGATGCGGCAAGCTTCCTCAAATCGGAAAGCCAGATCGCCGCCATGCTGGCGCGCGCGCTCGCCCGCGGACAAAGAAATTTGTGA
- a CDS encoding phage tail assembly chaperone has product MFWALSLPEWRALTCPPPRASLTRADLGALMQLYPD; this is encoded by the coding sequence GTGTTCTGGGCGCTGTCTCTGCCCGAATGGCGCGCGCTGACATGTCCGCCGCCACGCGCCTCACTCACCCGCGCCGATCTTGGCGCCTTGATGCAACTCTATCCGGACTAG
- a CDS encoding GTA-gp10 family protein — protein MTNAIRGEAALECGGVRYTLLLTLGALADIEEGLGLSDLSHIGARLKQARACDIAVIAAALLKGGGHHLSPQDVLCLPLDLGSLLAAIATAFARAGLSKEPGENTAGPFAGPISSPSG, from the coding sequence ATGACCAATGCCATTCGCGGCGAGGCTGCGCTGGAGTGCGGCGGGGTACGCTACACGCTGCTTCTCACCCTTGGCGCGCTCGCCGACATCGAAGAGGGCTTGGGTCTTTCCGATCTCTCTCACATTGGCGCGCGTCTGAAACAGGCACGAGCTTGCGATATCGCGGTGATCGCGGCGGCGCTGTTGAAAGGCGGCGGGCACCACCTCTCGCCGCAAGACGTGCTTTGTCTGCCGCTCGATCTCGGCAGCCTGCTCGCCGCCATCGCAACCGCCTTCGCGCGCGCGGGCCTTAGCAAGGAACCGGGTGAGAACACCGCCGGCCCTTTCGCTGGGCCGATCTCATCGCCCTCGGGCTAG
- a CDS encoding phage major tail protein, TP901-1 family: MTAQRGRDLLIKIGDGQNPETFTTVAGLRTTGLSFNATTIDITNADSTDMWRELLAAGVKSAALSGSGVFKDAASDLALRSAFFAQSLTNFQIVIPHFGTVAGPFKLTELKYEGPYDGEVKIQLSLASAGALSFAALP; this comes from the coding sequence ATGACCGCCCAACGCGGCCGCGATCTTTTGATCAAGATCGGCGATGGCCAAAATCCTGAGACCTTCACCACCGTGGCGGGGCTGCGCACCACAGGGCTCAGCTTCAACGCCACCACCATCGACATCACCAATGCCGATTCCACCGATATGTGGCGCGAGCTTCTGGCGGCAGGCGTGAAATCGGCCGCGCTTTCCGGCTCCGGCGTGTTCAAAGATGCGGCTTCCGATCTTGCCTTGCGCAGCGCCTTTTTCGCGCAGAGCCTGACCAATTTTCAGATCGTCATCCCGCATTTCGGCACCGTCGCAGGACCCTTCAAGCTGACAGAGCTGAAATATGAAGGTCCCTATGATGGCGAGGTGAAGATTCAGCTCTCGCTCGCCTCCGCCGGCGCGCTCAGCTTCGCGGCGCTGCCATGA
- a CDS encoding DUF3168 domain-containing protein: MTAPSWALQRAIFAALSADAAVTALIGTRIYDGVPAAAPLPYLVLGESEERDASSDTPATRHALRLTIWSRGGGTREVKEIAGAVIAVLHGAALTLSGHRLIDLAFTSAEYGRQSNGTATRAVLRFSAFTEPF; the protein is encoded by the coding sequence ATGACCGCGCCAAGCTGGGCCCTGCAACGGGCCATCTTCGCGGCGCTCTCCGCCGATGCTGCGGTGACGGCGCTGATCGGCACGCGCATCTATGATGGTGTGCCCGCAGCGGCGCCGCTGCCTTATCTCGTGCTGGGGGAGAGTGAGGAACGCGATGCTTCCAGCGATACGCCCGCCACGCGCCACGCTTTGCGTCTCACCATCTGGTCGCGCGGCGGTGGCACGCGCGAGGTCAAAGAGATCGCGGGCGCGGTGATCGCCGTTTTGCATGGCGCGGCACTGACGCTTTCCGGTCACCGCCTGATCGATCTTGCTTTCACCTCTGCCGAGTATGGCCGCCAGAGCAATGGCACAGCTACCCGAGCCGTGTTGCGCTTCTCGGCGTTTACTGAACCTTTTTAG
- a CDS encoding phage head closure protein translates to MSSLGKLNQRAELLAHTLQSDGGGGYSDVWAVIATVWISIAPLAAAERIGPGRLESKARHKITLRARSDLSVGQRLSTASRIFQIHAMEDAGAPIITLLCEELP, encoded by the coding sequence ATGAGCTCGCTGGGAAAGCTCAATCAGCGCGCCGAGCTTCTTGCACATACGCTGCAAAGCGATGGTGGCGGCGGTTATAGCGATGTGTGGGCAGTGATCGCGACCGTCTGGATCTCTATCGCGCCGCTCGCCGCCGCCGAGCGCATCGGTCCTGGGCGTCTGGAATCCAAAGCCCGCCACAAGATCACCTTGCGCGCGCGCAGCGATCTTAGCGTCGGTCAGCGCCTCTCTACCGCCAGCCGCATATTTCAGATTCACGCGATGGAAGATGCGGGCGCGCCGATCATCACCCTTCTGTGTGAGGAACTGCCATGA
- a CDS encoding head-tail connector protein, with amino-acid sequence MSLSLSSPPVGEPVTLVEAKAHLKLDTSDDDALLGTLITAARARAEWHTGRAFLSQSWVLRLDNWPEMVEIPLPPLQSVQSLACITADGIRTLCDPASYRVDTASVPGRVFLPKKPNNLRKQDCLELAFAAGYGDTVPAALKEAILQIVTDLYTHRGDEGALVSPAGQVLLAPYRIFKL; translated from the coding sequence ATGTCTCTTTCTCTTTCCTCTCCTCCTGTGGGCGAGCCGGTGACGCTTGTCGAAGCCAAGGCGCATTTAAAGCTCGACACATCTGATGACGATGCCTTGCTCGGTACGCTGATCACCGCCGCGCGCGCCCGCGCCGAATGGCATACGGGCCGCGCTTTTCTCAGCCAAAGCTGGGTTCTGCGCCTCGATAATTGGCCCGAGATGGTGGAGATTCCGCTGCCGCCATTGCAGAGCGTTCAAAGCCTTGCCTGCATCACGGCGGATGGCATCCGCACCCTGTGTGATCCCGCAAGTTATCGCGTCGATACGGCGAGCGTACCGGGGCGCGTCTTCCTGCCCAAGAAGCCGAACAATTTGCGCAAGCAGGATTGCCTCGAACTCGCCTTCGCTGCGGGCTATGGCGACACTGTTCCTGCCGCATTGAAAGAAGCGATCCTGCAGATCGTCACCGATCTTTATACCCATCGCGGCGATGAGGGGGCGCTTGTCTCCCCTGCGGGCCAGGTGCTGCTCGCGCCCTATCGGATATTCAAACTATGA